A region of Thermovibrio ammonificans HB-1 DNA encodes the following proteins:
- a CDS encoding DUF1786 domain-containing protein, whose product MKILLVDVGAGTQDLLLPIEGKSYENWVKAVLPSPTAKLAKAVDGWKGSVIRFNGYTMGGGPLKKAVLRFISRGGRVVATLPAAKSFSDDPNELKEWGIEVVESLPEADFTLTDLEFDLYRALFEMAGVEGDGFILGVACQDHGFEEGQSDRVTRFNYLRELLEEERRPEKLVYRGPTGKFSRFDSILEQLKERGVEGFVMDSKLAAVAGVLQVAREQGVKSFLCLDCGNGHTLAAAVKDGVICALFEHHTRMLGADKLKNFMVKLLKGELSFEEVFNDGGHGAVCFEPVEPEKVYLVGPNRKKFKELGEYAYPLGDAMLFGCAGLVEASRSLHFIS is encoded by the coding sequence GTGAAAATTTTACTCGTTGACGTAGGGGCGGGAACTCAGGATTTACTCCTGCCCATTGAGGGTAAGAGTTACGAGAACTGGGTAAAAGCAGTTCTCCCTTCACCTACGGCGAAACTTGCAAAGGCGGTAGATGGGTGGAAAGGCAGCGTAATAAGGTTTAACGGATACACAATGGGAGGAGGCCCCCTGAAAAAAGCCGTTCTGAGGTTCATAAGTAGAGGGGGGCGAGTTGTTGCGACTTTGCCTGCCGCAAAGAGCTTCAGCGACGACCCTAACGAGCTTAAAGAGTGGGGCATAGAGGTTGTTGAAAGCCTTCCCGAGGCCGACTTTACCCTGACAGACCTTGAGTTTGACCTTTACAGAGCTCTCTTTGAAATGGCCGGGGTGGAAGGCGATGGGTTTATTCTTGGAGTGGCCTGTCAGGACCACGGCTTTGAAGAGGGGCAGAGCGACAGGGTTACCCGGTTCAACTACCTAAGGGAGCTCCTTGAGGAGGAGAGGCGGCCCGAGAAGCTCGTTTACAGGGGGCCAACCGGTAAGTTCTCCAGGTTCGACTCTATCCTGGAGCAGCTTAAAGAGAGGGGAGTTGAAGGGTTTGTTATGGACAGTAAACTCGCTGCAGTTGCCGGCGTTCTTCAGGTTGCCAGGGAACAGGGGGTAAAGAGTTTCTTGTGTCTCGACTGCGGAAACGGTCACACCCTTGCGGCGGCTGTGAAAGATGGGGTTATCTGTGCTCTGTTTGAGCACCATACGAGGATGCTCGGTGCTGATAAACTGAAAAACTTTATGGTTAAGCTATTGAAGGGGGAGCTCTCCTTCGAGGAGGTTTTTAACGACGGCGGGCACGGAGCGGTCTGTTTTGAGCCTGTTGAGCCGGAAAAGGTTTACCTTGTGGGCCCCAACAGGAAGAAGTTTAAAGAGCTGGGAGAATACGCTTACCCTTTAGGGGACGCCATGCTGTTTGGTTGTGCAGGGCTTGTAGAGGCCTCAAGGAGCTTGCATTTTATCTCCTGA
- the ftsZ gene encoding cell division protein FtsZ translates to MFEPETDTFQGPTIKVVGVGGGGGNAVARMFEMGIEGVEFVAINTDAQVLTSLNVPVKVQIGEKLTKGLGAGGNPQIGEQAALEDEAKIREVIEGSDMVFITAGMGGGTGTGAAPIVAKIAKDMGILTVGVVTKPFDFEGKKRRIYAEEGIKKLREYIDTLMVIPNQKLITVSPKKLSIVESFKMADMVLYHAVKGIVEVITRPGLINLDFADVKTVIQSGGYALIGLGEASGEERALTAARKAIDNPLLENAQIEGASRILVNITGGPSLTLDEAYAAAGLIRERTKRDDTNFFFGVTLDDSMDENLQVTVIATGFDEKGRSRLFSEMKEEMSSPFDEKTQETADDFPFDIKSLLDSLKDE, encoded by the coding sequence ATGTTTGAACCGGAAACCGACACCTTCCAAGGACCCACAATTAAAGTAGTAGGCGTAGGAGGAGGCGGCGGAAACGCCGTAGCCCGAATGTTCGAAATGGGAATCGAAGGTGTGGAGTTCGTTGCCATAAACACCGACGCTCAAGTTCTGACAAGCCTGAACGTTCCGGTAAAGGTTCAGATAGGCGAAAAGCTTACCAAGGGGCTCGGAGCCGGCGGCAACCCCCAAATCGGCGAGCAGGCCGCCTTAGAAGACGAGGCAAAAATACGTGAAGTTATAGAAGGTTCGGATATGGTCTTCATAACCGCCGGCATGGGCGGTGGCACGGGAACCGGCGCAGCTCCCATTGTTGCAAAAATAGCCAAGGATATGGGAATTCTAACCGTTGGAGTTGTAACCAAACCCTTCGATTTTGAGGGCAAGAAGCGCCGCATCTACGCAGAGGAGGGGATAAAGAAGCTCCGGGAGTACATAGACACCCTGATGGTGATTCCCAACCAGAAACTGATAACCGTTTCCCCGAAGAAGCTCAGCATAGTTGAAAGCTTCAAAATGGCCGATATGGTCCTTTACCACGCCGTAAAGGGCATAGTGGAAGTTATCACCAGGCCGGGCCTCATAAACCTGGACTTTGCAGACGTTAAAACCGTAATCCAGAGCGGCGGCTACGCCCTTATAGGCCTCGGTGAGGCAAGCGGAGAGGAGAGGGCCCTTACGGCAGCCCGCAAGGCCATAGACAACCCCCTCCTTGAGAACGCCCAGATAGAGGGGGCAAGCAGGATTCTGGTAAACATCACCGGCGGCCCCAGCCTGACCTTAGACGAGGCCTACGCTGCAGCCGGCCTTATAAGGGAGAGAACTAAAAGAGACGACACAAACTTCTTCTTCGGGGTTACCTTAGACGATTCTATGGACGAAAACCTTCAGGTGACCGTAATAGCAACCGGGTTCGACGAGAAAGGCCGCAGTAGGCTCTTTTCTGAGATGAAGGAGGAGATGAGCTCACCTTTCGACGAGAAAACCCAAGAGACCGCAGACGACTTCCCCTTCGACATTAAGTCGCTGCTGGATTCTCTGAAGGACGAATAA
- a CDS encoding nicotinamidase: MFRLGSRDALIVVDIQNDFMPWGALPVNGADSIIPVVNRYLKLFSEAGLPIFATRDWHPENHVSFKENGGIWPRHCVQWSEGAAFAKGLELPPETFIINKGDRPELEAYSGFQGTLLEQLLRERGVRRVFVCGVATDYCVKNTVLGALNLGYSCVLLADAVKGVAPETTREAVNRMLEAGAVAQTMEDLAP, translated from the coding sequence GTGTTTAGGCTCGGCAGCAGAGACGCCCTGATAGTTGTAGACATTCAGAACGACTTTATGCCTTGGGGCGCTCTGCCTGTTAATGGGGCAGACTCCATAATTCCGGTTGTTAACAGGTACTTGAAGCTCTTTTCCGAAGCGGGTCTGCCGATTTTCGCAACGAGGGACTGGCACCCCGAAAACCACGTCTCCTTTAAGGAAAACGGGGGAATCTGGCCCCGCCACTGCGTCCAGTGGAGCGAGGGGGCGGCCTTTGCAAAGGGGCTTGAGCTCCCTCCGGAGACTTTCATAATTAACAAGGGAGACAGGCCCGAGCTTGAGGCCTACTCGGGATTTCAGGGGACCCTGCTGGAGCAGCTCCTTCGGGAAAGGGGCGTGAGAAGAGTTTTCGTCTGCGGGGTTGCAACCGACTACTGCGTTAAGAACACCGTTTTAGGCGCTTTGAACTTGGGCTACTCCTGCGTTCTGCTTGCAGACGCGGTTAAGGGGGTTGCCCCGGAAACTACCCGGGAAGCCGTTAACCGGATGCTCGAGGCCGGAGCGGTAGCTCAAACAATGGAAGACCTTGCCCCTTAA
- a CDS encoding AAA family ATPase has protein sequence MDRAEEAVELLYEDEELALCCDKLLPKLEELFVRLDKTLPDFVDSDYFVELAQRIRLNLLSDEEYRERMLEGKMGVVTVTYQLGSLGLEVARAVAEKLGYRLVYSEILQEVAKRLGVPEWKIEEFNEFKYVPSKLSFFDLFQLDKDFIDFGAIFGEKKKEITFEDFREALTKTVTAFAVSNNVVIVGHGAACILQEYPNTLHLKVEAPFADRVKVFAEKTGTTLDRAEAQLRKIDEKERQFYRDVCGKDIEQIDLFHLKLNTSKLSVDNATELAVNAFKLVVEE, from the coding sequence GTGGATAGGGCCGAAGAGGCTGTGGAGCTTCTCTACGAAGATGAAGAGCTTGCCCTGTGCTGCGACAAGCTGCTTCCCAAGCTTGAGGAGCTCTTCGTAAGGCTCGATAAAACCCTCCCGGACTTTGTAGATTCCGACTACTTTGTTGAACTGGCCCAGAGAATAAGGTTAAATTTACTTTCAGACGAAGAATACAGAGAGAGAATGCTGGAGGGAAAGATGGGAGTTGTTACGGTGACCTATCAGCTGGGGTCCCTCGGGCTCGAGGTTGCCCGTGCAGTTGCCGAGAAGCTCGGCTACAGGTTGGTCTACTCCGAAATCCTGCAGGAGGTGGCAAAGAGGCTCGGGGTTCCCGAGTGGAAGATAGAGGAGTTCAACGAGTTCAAGTACGTGCCGTCGAAGCTCTCCTTCTTCGACCTCTTTCAGCTGGACAAGGACTTCATAGACTTCGGGGCCATATTCGGCGAGAAGAAGAAGGAGATAACCTTTGAGGACTTCAGAGAGGCCCTTACCAAAACGGTTACCGCCTTTGCCGTTTCCAACAACGTTGTTATAGTTGGGCACGGCGCTGCCTGCATACTCCAGGAGTACCCCAACACCCTTCACCTGAAGGTTGAGGCTCCCTTTGCCGACAGGGTTAAAGTTTTTGCCGAGAAGACGGGAACAACCCTCGACAGGGCCGAAGCTCAGCTCAGGAAGATTGACGAGAAGGAGAGGCAGTTCTACAGGGATGTCTGCGGCAAAGATATAGAGCAGATAGACCTCTTCCACCTGAAGCTGAACACCTCTAAGCTGTCGGTTGACAACGCAACCGAGCTTGCGGTTAACGCCTTTAAGCTGGTAGTGGAGGAGTAG
- the scpB gene encoding SMC-Scp complex subunit ScpB: MERTKRLIEAALFLAQEPVSAGELSEKLNLPLLEVERALRELLSEYEGRGIVLREVAGGYRFFTAPDLAPAVKEFVKERPVKLSRHLLEVLAIIAYNQPITRKEIAQIRGQNPDGAIRSLLEKGLIEVAGRAKGPGRPKLYRTTKEFLYHFRLASLADLPEIELEQEVKGG, translated from the coding sequence ATGGAGAGAACTAAAAGACTCATAGAGGCCGCCCTCTTTCTGGCTCAGGAGCCCGTTTCTGCCGGGGAGCTTTCGGAGAAGCTTAACCTGCCCCTCTTGGAGGTTGAGAGGGCCCTGAGGGAGCTCCTTTCCGAGTACGAGGGCAGGGGGATTGTGCTGAGGGAGGTTGCCGGAGGGTACAGGTTCTTCACCGCCCCCGACCTTGCCCCGGCCGTTAAGGAGTTCGTTAAAGAGCGGCCCGTGAAGCTCTCGAGACACCTGCTTGAGGTTTTGGCCATAATAGCCTACAACCAGCCGATAACCAGGAAGGAGATTGCCCAGATAAGGGGGCAGAACCCCGACGGGGCGATTCGCTCCCTCCTTGAGAAGGGGCTCATAGAGGTGGCCGGCAGGGCGAAGGGGCCCGGGAGGCCGAAGCTCTACAGAACAACCAAGGAGTTCCTCTACCACTTTAGGCTCGCCTCCCTTGCAGACCTGCCCGAAATAGAGCTTGAACAAGAGGTGAAAGGTGGATAG
- the murG gene encoding undecaprenyldiphospho-muramoylpentapeptide beta-N-acetylglucosaminyltransferase, with product MRVVLSGGGTGGHYFPALAVGRELQRRGHRVFFVGSKGRIEERLNDFPAEERVYLPVAAFSGKGLKGLVAPFTVSAAALKLLKLFKRWRPDRVVVFGGYASMPAGLAAVLSGTPLFLQEQNSVPGRSLRLLSRFAGKAFLGFPDARKSLRCSCVFSGNPVREEVVEAAESKGKVGTRFLKRVGLSPELPTLLIVGGSQGALWLNETALKALPLIRGKFQVIHVTGPGKGRDRAEKLYRERGIPAFVTEFYGKVWELYAAADAAVSRAGALALAELSLFGIPTLLVPFPFATDDHQFKNGAFYAERGAAILRRQEELPPEEFARIVARLLFDRIERERLRKNFLSLSRPEATELIVGELELNGEN from the coding sequence GTGAGGGTTGTTCTCTCCGGAGGGGGAACGGGAGGCCACTACTTCCCGGCGCTTGCCGTCGGCAGGGAACTCCAGAGGCGTGGGCACAGGGTCTTCTTCGTAGGCTCTAAGGGGAGAATAGAGGAGCGGCTAAACGACTTCCCCGCCGAGGAACGGGTTTACCTGCCGGTTGCCGCCTTTTCGGGTAAGGGGTTGAAGGGGCTCGTTGCTCCTTTCACGGTTTCTGCCGCCGCTTTAAAGCTGCTGAAGCTCTTTAAGAGGTGGCGGCCCGATAGGGTCGTTGTTTTCGGGGGGTACGCGTCGATGCCTGCCGGCCTGGCGGCCGTCTTAAGCGGCACTCCCCTTTTCCTTCAGGAGCAGAACAGCGTTCCCGGAAGGAGTTTAAGGCTACTCTCCCGCTTTGCGGGTAAGGCCTTTCTCGGCTTCCCCGATGCCCGAAAGAGCCTACGGTGCAGCTGCGTTTTCTCCGGGAACCCCGTAAGAGAGGAGGTTGTAGAGGCGGCCGAAAGCAAAGGGAAGGTGGGGACCCGTTTTTTAAAAAGGGTCGGGTTGAGCCCCGAGCTTCCCACCCTCCTCATTGTGGGAGGGAGTCAGGGGGCCCTGTGGCTGAACGAAACGGCCCTGAAGGCTTTGCCCCTTATTAGGGGGAAGTTCCAGGTTATCCACGTTACGGGGCCGGGAAAGGGTAGAGATAGGGCCGAGAAGCTCTACAGGGAGAGGGGAATACCCGCTTTCGTTACCGAGTTCTACGGCAAGGTATGGGAGCTCTACGCCGCTGCCGACGCTGCCGTTTCGAGGGCCGGTGCCCTTGCGCTTGCGGAGCTTTCCCTCTTCGGGATTCCCACCCTTTTGGTTCCCTTCCCCTTTGCAACAGACGACCACCAGTTTAAAAACGGTGCCTTTTACGCCGAGCGGGGAGCGGCCATCTTGAGGAGGCAGGAAGAGCTTCCCCCCGAAGAGTTTGCCCGAATTGTAGCCAGGCTCCTATTTGATAGAATAGAGAGGGAAAGGCTAAGGAAGAACTTCCTTTCCCTTTCAAGGCCTGAGGCTACCGAGCTGATAGTCGGAGAGCTTGAGTTAAATGGAGAGAACTAA
- a CDS encoding FtsW/RodA/SpoVE family cell cycle protein, which translates to MNRRLAAWALFIIALLLSVAGVIFVYTGSYFWCLKHGMAPYRYALKQGFALLLGVVAALGVYKFADYRKMATKKYLWLLYGAANLLLVAVLLFGREINNSKSWIVVGGISFQPAELAKVLVILFVAGYLQYKWSDIQNNWRVFVGFMFLAFFPVFLILAEKDLGSAMILSIVIFAILFVTGLSMRYIAAPLLLGFLTFVVAVVTAPYRLARIKILLHPKDYYRVPGKYDSYQLVQAFVAFAKGGLTGMGIGQGTQSKLMFLTFSFSDFMFAHIAEETGAVGAGLVMLAYLLILYLGLSIADRSDERVGRSMAIGLTLYLFLEAAVHIGVNLGVVPTTGITLPFMSMGGTSLIASFLAVGFLMNIAKLLPAESKVKIEMVERGRYA; encoded by the coding sequence GTGAACAGGAGACTTGCCGCCTGGGCTCTGTTTATCATTGCCCTGCTGCTTTCGGTAGCAGGCGTTATATTCGTTTACACCGGCAGCTACTTCTGGTGTTTAAAACACGGAATGGCCCCCTACAGGTACGCCCTTAAACAGGGATTTGCCCTTCTTCTTGGGGTAGTAGCTGCTCTCGGCGTATACAAGTTCGCCGACTACAGGAAGATGGCCACCAAGAAGTACCTGTGGCTCCTTTACGGGGCCGCAAACCTCCTGCTGGTGGCGGTTTTGCTCTTCGGCAGGGAGATAAACAACTCAAAGAGCTGGATAGTGGTCGGCGGAATCTCGTTTCAGCCGGCCGAGCTTGCCAAGGTGCTTGTGATACTGTTTGTTGCCGGCTACCTTCAGTACAAGTGGAGCGACATTCAGAACAACTGGAGGGTGTTTGTAGGCTTCATGTTCCTTGCCTTCTTCCCGGTTTTCCTGATACTGGCCGAGAAAGACCTGGGCTCTGCGATGATTCTCTCGATAGTCATATTCGCCATCCTGTTCGTAACCGGGCTCAGTATGAGGTACATAGCGGCCCCGCTGCTTCTGGGGTTCTTAACCTTCGTTGTTGCCGTTGTTACCGCCCCCTACAGGCTTGCCAGGATAAAGATTCTCCTCCACCCTAAGGACTACTACAGGGTTCCCGGTAAGTACGACAGCTACCAGCTGGTTCAAGCCTTCGTGGCCTTTGCAAAGGGCGGGCTCACCGGAATGGGTATAGGCCAGGGAACCCAGTCTAAGCTGATGTTCCTTACCTTCTCCTTTAGCGACTTTATGTTTGCCCACATAGCCGAAGAAACTGGCGCAGTGGGAGCGGGCCTTGTTATGCTTGCGTACCTGTTGATTCTCTACCTGGGGCTCTCCATAGCCGACAGGAGCGACGAAAGGGTGGGGCGCTCTATGGCCATAGGCCTTACCCTCTACCTCTTCCTCGAGGCGGCCGTTCACATAGGGGTGAACTTGGGAGTTGTTCCCACAACCGGTATAACCCTGCCCTTTATGAGTATGGGGGGAACGTCGCTGATTGCAAGTTTTCTGGCGGTCGGTTTTTTGATGAACATTGCGAAGCTTCTGCCGGCCGAGTCTAAGGTGAAAATTGAGATGGTTGAAAGGGGAAGGTACGCGTGA
- the murD gene encoding UDP-N-acetylmuramoyl-L-alanine--D-glutamate ligase, giving the protein MRVLVFGRGKSGLGAAKLLERLGIEPLLYSDGEPEPELSGIAAVVKSPGVPPRNPLLEKAKRAGIPVYGEVELGYRFSSGSFISVTGTNGKSTTTAVIYHALKLSGRESFIGGNYGIPLSTFALDTTEESFTALELSSFQIEDLTSFRSRVSVFLNVTPDHLNRYSSFEEYREAKLRLLDFSDCAVVNGDDPSFKHLKGKLGIYTFSVSTDSGADARVEGELLVFSGYRIPYRELPLKGIHNLENYLAALVALAVVGLSEEEIYEGFKAFKGLPHRCEVVGRKGGVVFVNDSKATNPDAMKKALESFRSVVLIAGGSDKGLDFKELKPLVKSRVKALVAIGETAGKLVETFKEETYVLTASSMEEAVERAYALAGDEGVVLLSPGCASFDMFKNFQERGERFREAVKRLTEET; this is encoded by the coding sequence GTGAGAGTTCTGGTTTTCGGAAGGGGAAAGAGCGGTTTGGGGGCGGCGAAGCTCCTTGAAAGGCTCGGAATAGAGCCGCTCCTTTACAGCGATGGAGAGCCCGAACCCGAGCTCTCCGGGATTGCCGCGGTTGTGAAGTCTCCCGGCGTTCCGCCCCGCAACCCGTTACTCGAGAAGGCGAAAAGGGCTGGGATTCCCGTCTACGGTGAGGTTGAGCTGGGGTATCGGTTCTCTTCCGGGAGCTTCATCTCCGTAACGGGCACAAACGGCAAGAGCACAACAACGGCGGTTATATACCACGCCCTTAAGCTGAGCGGCAGGGAGAGCTTCATAGGGGGAAACTACGGAATCCCCCTAAGCACCTTTGCCCTCGATACAACCGAGGAGAGCTTCACCGCCCTGGAGCTCTCCTCTTTCCAGATAGAGGACCTTACCTCCTTCAGAAGCCGTGTTTCGGTCTTCTTGAACGTTACTCCCGACCACCTCAACCGCTACTCCTCTTTCGAGGAGTACAGGGAGGCAAAACTGCGCCTTTTAGATTTCAGCGACTGTGCAGTTGTGAACGGAGACGACCCCTCCTTCAAGCACTTAAAAGGAAAGCTCGGTATCTACACCTTCTCGGTATCTACAGACTCGGGCGCAGATGCAAGGGTCGAGGGAGAGCTTCTCGTTTTCAGTGGCTACAGAATTCCCTACAGGGAGCTTCCCCTCAAAGGAATTCACAACTTAGAGAACTACCTTGCAGCCCTTGTTGCCCTTGCCGTTGTGGGGCTGAGTGAAGAGGAGATTTACGAAGGCTTCAAAGCCTTTAAGGGGCTTCCCCACAGGTGTGAGGTGGTCGGCAGGAAGGGCGGGGTGGTTTTCGTTAACGACTCAAAGGCCACCAACCCGGACGCAATGAAAAAGGCCCTCGAGAGCTTCCGCTCCGTTGTTCTCATAGCCGGCGGTAGCGACAAGGGCCTCGACTTTAAAGAGCTAAAACCCCTTGTAAAGAGCAGGGTAAAGGCCCTTGTTGCAATCGGAGAGACGGCGGGGAAGCTTGTTGAGACTTTCAAAGAGGAGACCTACGTTCTAACGGCCTCCTCTATGGAAGAGGCCGTTGAGAGGGCCTACGCCCTTGCCGGCGACGAGGGAGTAGTACTCCTTTCTCCCGGCTGTGCGAGCTTCGATATGTTCAAGAACTTCCAGGAGAGGGGAGAGAGGTTCAGGGAGGCCGTTAAAAGACTTACGGAGGAAACGTGA
- a CDS encoding M16 family metallopeptidase: MELFTLENGLKVCLKEREDLFSTTVVLWVKAGAAYETDRERGAAHFLEHVIFTESENLAPGQIDAEVERLGGELNAATSYDYTYYYINLPGRYTLRALELISELVLRPVISERAVEKERPIVLEEIARSRDNPHELFSERFLMELYRKAPYRHPILGYPDTVSSFTPELLQSFYNRLYTPERMGLVVVGNFRPEEVKSRLSGLFCAEKKGEPVTEPEPEPADTAAARFALSHPTVSFPYVALGWKLPPCGRHDIYFEILDSMLSSGRSALLYRELRERGVVFSASSNYQNLLFGSNFTVSMATENPERAVEELKKLLKNLVERVSESEFRLAKEKLKKGELFGRESGEAEADAIGYAVTVLGDPGYFTDFFKDLEAADINTFREKISFLTEEPLIGLLTPQAD, from the coding sequence ATGGAGCTGTTTACGCTGGAAAACGGCCTGAAGGTCTGCCTTAAGGAGAGAGAAGACCTCTTCTCAACCACCGTTGTTCTGTGGGTTAAAGCCGGGGCGGCCTACGAAACAGATAGGGAGCGGGGGGCGGCCCACTTCCTCGAGCACGTAATCTTTACAGAGAGCGAAAACCTTGCCCCCGGCCAGATAGACGCCGAAGTTGAGAGGCTGGGAGGCGAGCTCAACGCCGCAACCTCTTACGACTACACTTACTACTATATAAACCTCCCCGGCAGGTACACCCTGCGGGCCCTGGAGCTGATTTCAGAGCTTGTCCTGCGGCCGGTTATCTCCGAAAGGGCCGTTGAGAAGGAGCGCCCGATAGTCCTCGAGGAGATAGCAAGAAGCCGGGATAACCCCCACGAGCTCTTCTCGGAGCGCTTCCTGATGGAGCTTTACAGGAAGGCCCCCTACAGGCACCCCATTTTGGGATACCCCGACACCGTTTCGTCATTCACCCCCGAGCTCCTTCAGAGCTTTTACAACAGACTCTATACGCCCGAACGGATGGGCCTGGTTGTTGTGGGTAACTTCCGCCCGGAGGAGGTAAAGAGCAGGCTCAGCGGGCTCTTCTGTGCAGAGAAAAAGGGAGAGCCGGTAACCGAGCCCGAGCCCGAACCTGCCGACACCGCCGCCGCGAGGTTTGCCCTTAGCCACCCAACTGTTTCGTTCCCCTACGTGGCTCTGGGGTGGAAGCTCCCCCCGTGCGGCCGACACGACATCTACTTCGAGATTCTCGACTCTATGCTCTCATCGGGGCGCTCGGCACTCCTCTACAGGGAGCTTCGGGAAAGGGGAGTGGTCTTCTCCGCCTCCTCAAACTACCAGAACCTCCTGTTCGGCTCAAACTTTACCGTTTCGATGGCAACCGAAAACCCCGAAAGAGCCGTAGAGGAGCTGAAAAAACTCCTCAAAAACCTTGTAGAGCGGGTTTCGGAATCCGAGTTTCGACTTGCGAAGGAGAAGCTGAAGAAGGGAGAGCTCTTCGGCAGGGAGTCGGGTGAGGCCGAGGCCGACGCCATCGGCTACGCCGTAACCGTTCTGGGCGACCCCGGCTACTTTACAGACTTCTTCAAAGACCTTGAAGCAGCAGATATCAACACCTTCAGGGAGAAAATCTCCTTCCTGACGGAAGAGCCCTTAATCGGACTTCTCACTCCCCAAGCAGACTAA
- a CDS encoding peptidyl-prolyl cis-trans isomerase: MRKLLVAAVLFFAPAAFSGTCPPDEPLLKVDGRTVNYSYFEFVESRLPKWALRRFYSGLSGREKLLEKIGQRQLILTYYEKRGYFNDPVVKRRLEKFKIDELISMLVNKRLSEVKVSPEEVEKALEKYPPKERARLRKFVEINIKAHKFEDAERKLYSGAMRGVKIVNLHPEKEGDVVAVYPGGKVTYGELQPLLNGSSSAEALKRAVRDYMLYLKAKAQGLDRTEKFKNELLYYKESFAVKAFESEIASQVKVSDDEVKRYYREHKQEFRTPERAKVTVYPFESEEAAKEALQKLKKGIPPAKAIPKEVFSRGRVVEVEEGQNNPVAQLVFTEKGKKLYLLNVPSGKTLLVVLDRFVPSRVLGYGDVYTTIKNRLKVEKERRLVKRKLEELKKEFGVKALRGALVCLGSEKSD; encoded by the coding sequence GTGAGGAAGCTACTTGTGGCAGCCGTTTTGTTCTTTGCCCCGGCTGCGTTTTCCGGCACCTGCCCGCCGGATGAACCGCTGCTGAAGGTCGACGGCAGAACCGTTAACTACTCCTACTTTGAGTTTGTGGAGTCGAGGCTCCCCAAGTGGGCCCTTAGGCGGTTTTACAGCGGGCTTTCGGGGAGGGAGAAGCTCCTGGAGAAGATAGGTCAGAGGCAGCTGATACTCACCTACTACGAGAAGAGGGGCTACTTTAACGACCCTGTTGTTAAGAGAAGGCTCGAGAAGTTTAAAATCGACGAGCTTATCTCCATGCTCGTCAATAAAAGGCTCTCTGAGGTAAAAGTATCCCCGGAAGAGGTTGAGAAAGCCCTTGAGAAGTACCCGCCCAAGGAGAGGGCGAGGCTCAGGAAGTTTGTGGAGATAAACATAAAGGCCCACAAGTTTGAGGATGCGGAGAGGAAGCTCTACTCCGGGGCGATGAGGGGGGTGAAAATCGTTAACCTCCACCCTGAAAAAGAGGGCGACGTTGTGGCCGTTTACCCGGGAGGGAAGGTAACTTACGGGGAGCTTCAACCCCTCCTCAACGGTTCGAGCTCTGCCGAGGCGCTAAAGAGGGCCGTTAGGGACTACATGCTCTACCTGAAGGCAAAGGCCCAGGGGCTTGACAGAACCGAGAAGTTCAAAAACGAACTCCTCTACTACAAGGAGTCCTTTGCCGTTAAGGCTTTTGAGTCTGAAATAGCCTCCCAAGTAAAGGTCTCCGACGACGAGGTTAAGCGCTACTACAGGGAGCACAAGCAGGAGTTCAGAACACCCGAGAGGGCAAAGGTTACCGTTTACCCCTTTGAGAGCGAGGAGGCCGCCAAAGAGGCATTGCAGAAGCTGAAGAAGGGGATTCCGCCGGCAAAGGCGATTCCCAAAGAGGTTTTCTCCCGGGGAAGGGTTGTTGAGGTGGAGGAGGGGCAGAACAACCCCGTTGCCCAGCTCGTTTTCACGGAGAAGGGGAAGAAGCTCTACCTCCTCAACGTGCCGAGCGGTAAAACCCTACTCGTTGTCCTCGACAGGTTCGTTCCCTCGAGGGTTTTGGGCTACGGAGACGTTTACACAACCATAAAGAACAGGCTGAAGGTGGAGAAGGAGCGCAGGCTGGTAAAGAGGAAGCTGGAAGAGCTTAAAAAAGAGTTCGGCGTAAAGGCCCTGAGGGGTGCTTTAGTCTGCTTGGGGAGTGAGAAGTCCGATTAA